The sequence CTGTTCCAGTAGGTCACACGCTTTGCTGCATCGATCGTTACAATGCCTGCCGGAGCACTTTCGATAATATTTTCGCTAAACTCTTTGAGATAGGCCAGACTCCGGTTGGCTTCCTGAAGCTCCTGCCTCGAAAGTCTGAGCGTATCGGTCATCTGTTTGATCGAGTAAGACAGGTCCCCCCTCTCCTTCTCTGTCATGAGGAGCTTGTCCTCGAGAATGATCGTCGCAATGGCAGAACCGAGGGAGCCCGAGAGGATCCGCATCGCCTCATCCCTGAGCCTGCTGAGATCAAGAGGGGACAGATTCTCACGCTGGACCTGATTTCTGAAAAGAAAACCGTCAACAATCTCGGCTGCGTCACGCCTGCCCAAATACTGCTCAAGCACTGTCTCAATCTCCTGCAGTGAATAGTCTGCCCGGCCGGGCAACGCCTGCGGCGCATAGGACTCCACAAATATCAGGGCCTGGCGCTCTTCTTCAGGAGTCTGCTTCGTAAGAATAGAAAGACCTACATAGAAAAAAAGATTGAAGAATAGACCCCAAAAAAGGGAATGGCTCCATTTATCAAGACCCCTGAGGCCAAAAAGTTCGTTCGGGTTTAAAATGGAAGAGTTAAGCATCATGGAGAGCAGCCCCTGCTGGTCAATTATTCCGGCCTTGAGCAATGCAGGCATAAGAAGTGTATAGAACCAGATAACAAAACCGGCTGCTATGCCAGAGAGCGCTCCGATCCTGTTTCCGCGCTTCCAGTAAAGACCTATGCTTATAGAGGGAGCGAATATCGTCATCGCCTCGAAGGATTTCAACCCGATATCGACAAGGGAATAGAACTCTCCGATCGAAACGGAAAAGATATAGCCAAAAAAAACACAGGCAAGAATAACAATCCGCTTAAGGTTCAGGATGACCAAAGGAAAGCCCTTCATCTCGTTAAAGCGGAAAATGGCAGGCATCACAAGACTGTTCATCACCATAGTACTCAGCGCAAGCGATTCGACGATGATCATTCCCGTTGCTGCAGAAAAACCGCCAATAAACGTAAGGAGCGCAATCATCGAATTCCCCTGCCCCATCGGTATTGTCAGCATAAACATATCGGCATCAGCCTGGGTTCCGCCAAGCAGGAGTCCGCCAAAGGCCACAGGCATGACAAAGATATTGATGATCAGCAGATACAGTGGAAAGAGCCACATCGCCTTTGACAGATGGCGTATATCGGAATTTTCGACGACTGCCACATGAAACTGCCGTGGCAGAAACATGATTGCGGTCATCGAGAGAAAAAGGAGCGATGCCCACTCCATGTAGGACACCTGAGTGCCCCCTCCGAGGTACAGGAGGTCACCATATGCCGATCCTTTTATCCTGTCGAAAATATCTCCGATACCTCCGAAAAGAAAATACGTGACATAGAATCCGACAACCAGAAATGCAATAAGCTTGATGATCGACTCGAAGGCGATCGCAAAAATAAGGCCTTCGTGACGCTCGGAAGCGTCAAGCCTGCGGGCGCCAAAAATGATGGCAAAGATACCCAGAAGAAAGGTTATATACCACCCGGCAGCAGCCATACCCTGCGTCTGACCCGAAAGAATCGTAAGCGTGCTGATGATGGCCTTGATCTGGAGTCCAAGGTAGGGGGTGATACCAACGACCGCCACAAGGGTCACAAAGGCAGAGAGAAAGAGCGAATTGCCATAGCGTGAGCCGATAAAGTCTGCAATGGTCGTGATCCTGTTTTCTTTTGCGATGCGGATGATCTTCTGCAGCAGTATCATCCAGAGCGCTGCCATCAATGTCGGGCCGAGATAGATGGTCAGGAAAGAGAATCCGGATGTGGCTGCCTTGCCGACGCTTCCATAGAACGTCCAGGAGGTGCAATAAACCGCAAGTGAAAGGGAATAAACATAGGGGTTCGAGACAATGCTCTTTCCAATCCTCTCCCGACGCTCGGCAAAGTAGGCAATGAGAAAAAGGAGGCAGAGATAGCCGAGAATCAGGCCAAAGACAATCCAGCCCTTAAACATCCGTATCCCTGCCTTTATTCCCTTTCAGTGATGCGACAATGCATACTACGAGGATGAAAAGA is a genomic window of Nitrospirota bacterium containing:
- a CDS encoding PAS domain-containing protein; amino-acid sequence: MFKGWIVFGLILGYLCLLFLIAYFAERRERIGKSIVSNPYVYSLSLAVYCTSWTFYGSVGKAATSGFSFLTIYLGPTLMAALWMILLQKIIRIAKENRITTIADFIGSRYGNSLFLSAFVTLVAVVGITPYLGLQIKAIISTLTILSGQTQGMAAAGWYITFLLGIFAIIFGARRLDASERHEGLIFAIAFESIIKLIAFLVVGFYVTYFLFGGIGDIFDRIKGSAYGDLLYLGGGTQVSYMEWASLLFLSMTAIMFLPRQFHVAVVENSDIRHLSKAMWLFPLYLLIINIFVMPVAFGGLLLGGTQADADMFMLTIPMGQGNSMIALLTFIGGFSAATGMIIVESLALSTMVMNSLVMPAIFRFNEMKGFPLVILNLKRIVILACVFFGYIFSVSIGEFYSLVDIGLKSFEAMTIFAPSISIGLYWKRGNRIGALSGIAAGFVIWFYTLLMPALLKAGIIDQQGLLSMMLNSSILNPNELFGLRGLDKWSHSLFWGLFFNLFFYVGLSILTKQTPEEERQALIFVESYAPQALPGRADYSLQEIETVLEQYLGRRDAAEIVDGFLFRNQVQRENLSPLDLSRLRDEAMRILSGSLGSAIATIILEDKLLMTEKERGDLSYSIKQMTDTLRLSRQELQEANRSLAYLKEFSENIIESAPAGIVTIDAAKRVTYWNREMEAITGIRRADASNRRITTLLSWISINTFEKSGKREVTLQTPSQQFFKIDINPFTDPSGGFVVIFEDITEKRKMEEQLLQALKLASIGKLTAGISHEIGNPLASISSLVQELRSIPADSHSEDVFISDSLSTINNHIERIARIVRSLGDFARISTKEKVSSSISEILDRTLNLVRYDNRFRGIDLSMEIEPVPLIKVNPDQIQQVFMNLIINALDAMPDGGKLRIQMKTEGKCIGIVISDSGHGIDESVMEKIFDPFFSTKRLGRGTGLGLSICYGIIREHNGTIDVKSRKGEGTSITISLPVDP